In the genome of Streptomyces sp. NBC_00259, the window CGCTGTACGAGACGGCCGCACGCACGGCTCCACGGCTGCTGTTCGCGGACGTCTCCGACGGCACACTGCGTGAACTCGGCATCGACGACCAGGTGCTGCGCGCCGCGCGTTCACTTGTGGACAAGGCTCAATTGGACGCGTTCGCCACACTCCTACCGGAAGATCAGCTGGAGGTGCTGCAGTACCTCGCCGAGGGTTTCAGCCCGGAGGAGGTCTACCGCGACGTCGTGGCTGTCCGTCGACCCGCCGATGCGCCCGCCGAACCCGTGGAGGACCTGGCCACGGTGATCGCCAACACTCCGGCGCGCATCCGCCTGGTCACCGGGCCGCAGGAGCTGGAGGAGATCCTGGAGAAGCCGTTCGACGCCTGGCGGGTGTTCCTTCACCCCTCCCAGCGTCGCGTCGCCTACCGCACCTCCTACGGGGGTCCCGTGCAAGTCACCGGCGGCCCCGGGACAGGCAAGACGGTGGCTGCCCTGCATCGGGTCAAGCACCTGTTGGGCCGCTCCGAAGACGGCCGTGTCCTGCTCACCACGTACACGAACGCGCTGGCTGCCGGACTGCGTGAGATGCTCGGCCTGCTACTCGACGAGGACGAGCAATTGCTGGCGCGGGTCGACGTAACGACGGTCGACGCTTGTGCGAACGGCATCGTGCGCGCGAAGTCGGGGGCCGCGCCCAAGCCGGTCGGGGACCGGGAGCAGCGGCAGTTGTGGGAGAGGGTGGTCAAGCAGCTCGGTCTGCCGTTCACCGCCCAGTTCCTGGCCCAGGAGTACCGGCACGTCGTACTCGGCCAGAACCTCCGCGATCTCGACGCCTACCTCGGCGCGAGCCGCCGCGGTCGAGGCATCGGTCTCGGTCCGACGCGCCGCCGGGAGGTGTGGAGCGGCGTGGAGCGGTTCGAACAGTTCCTGCGCGACCGCGGCGAGACGACTCACCTGCGCGTCTGCGCCCGCGCGGCGGAACTGCTCGCCGGGGAGCCGGCTCCGTATGCCCACGTCGTCGTCGACGAGGCGCAGGACCTGCACCCCGCGCAGTGGCGTGTCCTGCGCGCTGTCGTCGCACCCGGCCCCGACGACCTGTTCGTCACCGGCGACCCGCATCAGCGGATCTACGACTCCCGTGTGTCGCTCGGATCCCTGGGCATCACCACCGCCGGCCGCAGCTTCCGGTTGCGCGTCAACTACCGCTCCACCGAGGAGATCCTCGCCTGGTCTGCGAGTCTCCTCGCGCCCGTCACCGTCGACGCGCTCGAGGGCGAGGGAACGGACTCACTGGCTGGGTACCGGTCTCTCCTCCACGGACGCCGCCCCCAGGCACAGGGGTACGCAACCCGGCAGAAGGAGACCGAGGCCCTGGTCGACCGGGTCCGGGCGTTGCTCGCCGAGGGTCTCGCACCGCACGAGATCGGCGTATGCGCACGTTTCAACCTTTCCCTGGACGCGGCCGAGGAGACACTGAAGTCCGCGGGCGTCCCGGTGGTACGCGTCAAAGGACAGGTCGCGCAGGGGACCGAGGGCATACGGCTGGCCACGATGCACGCGATGAAGGGGCTGGAGTTCCGAGCGGTTTCCGTTCTCGGTGTCGCCGACGGCACCGTCCCGTTCACGCGGGAGATCACACCGCGCGAGGCGGACGCGCTGCAGCACGACGCCGACCTGCTCAGGGAGCGGTGCCTGCTCTTCGTCGCCTGCACCCGTGCTCGCGAAGCGCTGAGCGTGACGTGGAGCGGAACTCAGAGCCCGTTTCTGCCACGCGCCGCCTGACGGAAACGGTCGCCCTGCACGGGCCGGTGCGTGGCACCCACTTTGGTGCACCGTGCACCGGCCTCACTCATCCGGGGCCAGGGCGCCCGTGGCAAGGCCGTCACGGGCGACCTCGGCCAGCTGCCGGCTCAGCTCGTCGACCTTGCGCATTCCCTCCTCGTATGCGGACAGGGCTCGGAAAGCCGAGCCGTACCGACGCTGCTCGTCGATGTTCATACGAGGGATACGGGCGCCCCTGGCGTCAAGGCGGTAGGTCCCGCTGGCACTTGTGGACCGGCGGGTATTGACGGAGCTGCGCAGGAATCCCTGCAGATAGTCCGTGTCGAGCTGTTCACTGGCCGAGACCGGTTCCGGACCGTCGTACGTCACGAGCCCGGCGCGGGCGAGATCCGCGACGCTGGTGGTCGCGGTGTCCAGGGAACCCGATCCACCTCCCGCCGCAAGCTCGGGCAGGAGTGTGGCGAGTCGGCGGATCTGGTCTTCCAGCTCCTTCCGCAGGGCTGCGTACTCACCGGGATAGTCGCGGTGCCGGGACCGGAGATGGCTACCGGGGGTCAGGTCGACGGTGTCGTCGAGCAGTTCGATCAGGGGCACGTCGGCGACCTGGTCGGGGCGTGGTTCCAGGCTGCCGTCGGGGCTGTTGCCGGTCAGGTCGACCATGCGCACGGTGTGGTTCGTATCCGCACTTGCGGTGCTCTCGGGACGCTGCAGACACCACAAATGCACGGGCAGGGCGTGAGAGGTCGCCGTCCCTGGCGGCAGGGCGACCACTTGGCGCACGATGCCCCGACGTACAAGTTCTGCTCGGATGCGGCGGCCCGCCTTGCGGTAGGCGACCGAGGCCGGCATGACCATGAGGACCTGGCCGCCGGGCACGGTGTGCGCATAGGCATGCTGGAGCCACGCGAGCTCCCCTTCGGCCTTGGAAGGGGTACCGAGTTCCCAGCGGGCGTCGAGCAGCAGCTCCTCTCGCCCCCACTCAGTCACGCCAGCTGGCGGGTCGCAGACCACCAAATCCGCCTTGAGGTCCGGCCACTCGTCCGCTCGAAGGGAATCACCTGCCACGATGCGCACGCCTGATCGGCCCAGGGCGTCAGCGCGGAGCTGTGCGAAACGGGAACTGTCGGCATCCATCTCCTGGCCGCAGCAACGCATCCTGGCTTCGGAGGCAACGGACAGGAGCAGCACCCCGATTCCACAGGCCGGGTCGAAGACCGTGGCGTCGCCTGGCGGCTCGGGAGCGAAGTGGCTCACGGCCCGCACCACGCGCTCGGGAGTCACCTGGTCCGATCCCGCACGCCGAGCGGAATCCATGAACCGTTCAGTCAGTCCGTTCATGAGGTCGACGGGCGCTTCGGTTTGAGCGAGCTCCCGTACACGGGTGGCGACGTCATCGGGCAGTCTCGGCTCATGTTCTCCGGCCAGCACCGCAGCCACCTCTGCCAGGCCCGTGATCATCTGTTCCCCGTACGCGCCCCGCATGGCCTGCCACAGCTCGACCTCGGGTGACACCTCCTGGCCTTTGCGCTGCTTGTCCAGCCACTCCTGGACCTCGGCGAGCGCATAGAGCGGACTGTTCGCGGCACCTCCCGCCGGCGCGGGGAAGTCGTCGTAGCGCCGACGCCAGTTGGAGACAGCGGCCCGAGTGACTCCGGCCAGCCGAGCGATCTCGGAACCGGTGACCATTGGTCCGACCGATGAAGTGGCATTGTCCGTCATAGTTCCAGCGTACACGGGTCGTCGATCTCATTTCGAGAGCGACACCTGTTGACGTCGTACACACATTAATGTCAGCATCCTCTGTGTACCTGGTTCTCATGGGCCAGTGCGACATCGGCGTGCCCTCGCCTCAGCCGCCCTCATTCCTGTCCCGATCCCGCGCCTCAGGGCTGCCCAAGCCTGCCTCACGCATCTGTCCTTGTTCCGTCCAGCCACGACCCGAAGGCATCGACGTGCCCCTCTCGCCCCTCAGACCTCTCCCTCACTGCCCCACGGAGGCACGCCTTGGTATCCAGCACCGCAGTACGCACCGTTTACCGGCTGTCCGGCGTCGCCCCCACCCCGGAGGCTATGCTCGACGCTCTTGACGCCGAACTGCTGGACAGGCTCGGTGCCGATCCATATTTCCCTGAGGTGCTCGGGGTTCCGGCCGTGTACCTCACCTGCGGGATGGAGCACACCAAGGCCCCATGGTGCGAACCCATGTCGCGCACCACCGGCATCACCGTCACGGAAAGCGTTCGGCGCACCGCCGCCGTGCTCCTGCTCACCATCGACGGCATCGTGTACGCCATCGGCTGCGACCAGGGGTACCGGCTGATCCCCGACCACCTCAAGGACAAGCGCTTCGGTCTATCCTTCGCCATCCGGCAGATGGATCCGAACATGATCCGCGGGGCTGTCTCGAAGACTCTCGGGCAGACGCGCACCGACATCTCCCTGGTTCCGGGCGGCGCCCCGGTCCCCCTGCTCGGCATCCGTGACCACTCGCGCATCGTGCGCAGCCTGGGCGGATACCTCGACGACCTCCCGCTCACCCGGTCGCGGTACACGCGCGGAAAGGCCGTCAGTGCCCAGGGCGGATGCGGGCTGAGGATCGCCCTCGGAGTCGAACCTGAGGCCCTGATCTCCGACCTGCGGACGATCGCCAGGATCTGCCGCGAAGACATCCCGCACCAGGAGCTGGAGTTTGTCGACCACATCGCGCCGGTCAGCGACACGACGACCCTCGACACCCTCGACCAGGCCCTGGACGACCGTCTCGGCCGGCCCGCCGACGGACGGATCTCCGTCTCCGTCCCCTCGGAACATCACGTGGCATACGCGGTGGCCACCACGTACATGACGCAGATCAACAGCCCCGGAGCGCTGCGCTCCGACAATTTCGACCTCGGCTACGTACTCACCCGGGCCCGACTCGCACCGCCCGGTCGACGCCTCAAGTCGCTGCGCGAGGGGACCGTGACCCTTGCCAGGGACCGCCGGGCCGGCACCGTCGATACGCTCGCCGTCACCAGTTCACTGACTTGGTTGGAGACCGGCATCTCCCTCGGCTCCCGCCGGTTCTTCCTGATGGAGGGTGAGTGGTACGAGGCCGGGGCCGCCTACGTGGAAGAGTGCCAGGCCACCGTGGCGGCGTGGTTGTCTCCCTCGCCCTCCATCTCCCTTCCCGCCTGGATCGACGGTGAGTCCGAGAACGACTACAACAACAGGGTGGCTGACGACCGGCCCGGCTGGCTCTGTCTCGACACCAAGAACGTCACCAATCCTCTCCGGCCCAGGGACCAGGTCGAGATCTGTGACCTGCTGGTGCCTGACGGCACCCTGGTCCTCGTCAAGCGCGCGGGCAGTTCCGGCCCGCTGAGTCACTTGTTCAGCCAGGCCAGGGTGGCGGTGGAACTGCTCCAGGAGTCCGCACAGGTCCGTGCGGAGTTCACTGCGAAGGTGGCCCGGCTCAGCGGGGGCAAGTGCTTGCTGCCGGACGACTTCACGCCCAAGCGCATCGTCCTTGCCGTACTTCTCAAGAACCGTGAGAACCTCACCCCGGAGTCCATCTTCGGCTTCTCCCAGATCACCATGGCCCAGACTGCGAAGGCCCTGACCGCACGAGGGGTAACTGTCGAGGTCGTCGGTATCCCTCAAGGCGGCTCAGACGCACTTCCCTTGGCCTCGTGTCACGTAGGGGTCGGGGCGGCGGGCCTTGGCTGACAACCTCGGACGCCGGTCCGATCTCGGCGTCGCGCGAGTTCAGCCGCCGCCGACACTCGAGCCAAGTCGCCCAATTACGGGGCGGGGCCATCGCCGAGGAGAGCTGGTGAAGCTCCCTTAGTCAACAAGTTGGCATCGGCGCGCCGACACGAACAGTCAAGCGAGCAGCGGCTCTACCAGTGAATCCTGACCGGCGCATGTATCGCCAGGCCAGGGACCAACGCCCCCTGTGGCCCACCGCCGCCGCCAAGGCATCCACCAGGCCGGAGTGATCTGCAGTACATCACGCAGCGTTCACCAGCCCGGAATACTGCGCGTCCACGAGCAATTGTTCGGCGCCCGCGGGCCGGGGGCCGCGCCGTCGTCGCGCCCAGGACAGGGCTGCAAGCAGCAGAACAACCGCGGGGTGCCAAGGTCGCACCCCTCGTTATCGGCATGCAGCTTGTGCCGGACTACCCAAGGTGTTCGTCGCCTGTCACACCAGTGACCTGCGTTTTCAGCGTCACCGCGCCTGCCCTGGCCGTCCTCCTCATCACCATCGGGCTCACACTTCCCGCGGCGACTACGCACCTACATCCAACAGGTGACCAACGAACTTCTCGACGACTGGGAACAGCACGGACAAGCCGACCTAGTAGAGGACCTCGCCATCCCGCTCCCGGTAACCGTCATCTGCGAGATGGTCGGTGTACCGGAACCCGACGCACGGAAGTCCGCCGCTGGTCGAACGATCTAATCCAGGGCATCCACCAGGGCCAAGCCGACGGCGGCGTGCTCAGCCAGCGTGGCGGCGACGACATCCGCATGGTCGGCGACGGTCTCTCGCGGCCGAGATCACCGTGGACCAGATGCTCGTCAGTCCGATGTCCCGTTGCCGCGAGTCGGCCGCGCTGCTGACCGCCGCGCTTGAACCGGCAGACGTACGAGTGGACGAGCGCCTGGGCGCCAAAACCAGCGGCCACCTCGGGGGCCGGCGCAGGGACCTCGCAGCAACCGAGGCCGCCCGTCAAGGTGTGCCCAGCCACCAGCTCTGCATACCGGGCGGCGAGCCATCCGAGTACGTCCGAGCCCGCTACGTACGCCTGTGGGATGAGGCACGCGCCGGACCGCACCCTACGACAGTCCTCATCGGGCACGGTGAGGGAATGGCCTGCCTTCTGCTGCGGCTGACCGGGAACGGCTTCGATTGCTACCTCGAGCACGTGCCCGGATCCGCAGGCGTCACCTGGATCGAGGTGGACGAGGAGGCCCCTCGAATCCGACTGATGAACGTGCCGGCCGCGGACCTGGCCGGTCACCTCACGGCCCGTACCGCCCGATGACAACGCGGGCGGTACGGGTGCGAGAAAGACGGTCAGGCGGTCTCAGCGCCGCCGAAGCGTGCACGGTAGGACTCCAGGTCCTCCTCCGTGATCTTCGCGAAGAGCACCGGCGGGACAGTGAACGCGGTGCCGCCCGGAACCGCGTCCAGGGCCTTGGCCTGCTCTGCGGTCACCCAGGTCGCCGTGTCGCCCTCCAGCGCGAAGGCGCCGCGCATGGCAGCCGCCGTAGCCGGAATGAACGGCTCGGAGGCCACCGCGTACAGGTGGATCAGGTTCATCGCCGTACGCAGGGTCAGCGCGGCGCCGTCCGGGTCGGTCTTGATCTCCAACCAGGGAGCCTTCGCCTCAAGGTAGGAATTGCCCGCGGACCACAAGGCACGCAGCGCGGCGGCCGCCTTGC includes:
- a CDS encoding TIGR04141 family sporadically distributed protein, producing the protein MVSSTAVRTVYRLSGVAPTPEAMLDALDAELLDRLGADPYFPEVLGVPAVYLTCGMEHTKAPWCEPMSRTTGITVTESVRRTAAVLLLTIDGIVYAIGCDQGYRLIPDHLKDKRFGLSFAIRQMDPNMIRGAVSKTLGQTRTDISLVPGGAPVPLLGIRDHSRIVRSLGGYLDDLPLTRSRYTRGKAVSAQGGCGLRIALGVEPEALISDLRTIARICREDIPHQELEFVDHIAPVSDTTTLDTLDQALDDRLGRPADGRISVSVPSEHHVAYAVATTYMTQINSPGALRSDNFDLGYVLTRARLAPPGRRLKSLREGTVTLARDRRAGTVDTLAVTSSLTWLETGISLGSRRFFLMEGEWYEAGAAYVEECQATVAAWLSPSPSISLPAWIDGESENDYNNRVADDRPGWLCLDTKNVTNPLRPRDQVEICDLLVPDGTLVLVKRAGSSGPLSHLFSQARVAVELLQESAQVRAEFTAKVARLSGGKCLLPDDFTPKRIVLAVLLKNRENLTPESIFGFSQITMAQTAKALTARGVTVEVVGIPQGGSDALPLASCHVGVGAAGLG
- a CDS encoding histidine phosphatase family protein, translating into MSRCRESAALLTAALEPADVRVDERLGAKTSGHLGGRRRDLAATEAARQGVPSHQLCIPGGEPSEYVRARYVRLWDEARAGPHPTTVLIGHGEGMACLLLRLTGNGFDCYLEHVPGSAGVTWIEVDEEAPRIRLMNVPAADLAGHLTARTAR
- a CDS encoding HsdM family class I SAM-dependent methyltransferase — encoded protein: MTDNATSSVGPMVTGSEIARLAGVTRAAVSNWRRRYDDFPAPAGGAANSPLYALAEVQEWLDKQRKGQEVSPEVELWQAMRGAYGEQMITGLAEVAAVLAGEHEPRLPDDVATRVRELAQTEAPVDLMNGLTERFMDSARRAGSDQVTPERVVRAVSHFAPEPPGDATVFDPACGIGVLLLSVASEARMRCCGQEMDADSSRFAQLRADALGRSGVRIVAGDSLRADEWPDLKADLVVCDPPAGVTEWGREELLLDARWELGTPSKAEGELAWLQHAYAHTVPGGQVLMVMPASVAYRKAGRRIRAELVRRGIVRQVVALPPGTATSHALPVHLWCLQRPESTASADTNHTVRMVDLTGNSPDGSLEPRPDQVADVPLIELLDDTVDLTPGSHLRSRHRDYPGEYAALRKELEDQIRRLATLLPELAAGGGSGSLDTATTSVADLARAGLVTYDGPEPVSASEQLDTDYLQGFLRSSVNTRRSTSASGTYRLDARGARIPRMNIDEQRRYGSAFRALSAYEEGMRKVDELSRQLAEVARDGLATGALAPDE
- a CDS encoding UvrD-helicase domain-containing protein yields the protein MPRLAFAQSFWDGYDTLEKPVRAGVRKAMAKFQAMSVAELNADKGLHLESVENARDPRMRTIRITDFWRGVVLAPDDGSDMFLLVNVLPHDDAYTWAAKRLYSANSATRALEVRNAVALDELTPLYETAARTAPRLLFADVSDGTLRELGIDDQVLRAARSLVDKAQLDAFATLLPEDQLEVLQYLAEGFSPEEVYRDVVAVRRPADAPAEPVEDLATVIANTPARIRLVTGPQELEEILEKPFDAWRVFLHPSQRRVAYRTSYGGPVQVTGGPGTGKTVAALHRVKHLLGRSEDGRVLLTTYTNALAAGLREMLGLLLDEDEQLLARVDVTTVDACANGIVRAKSGAAPKPVGDREQRQLWERVVKQLGLPFTAQFLAQEYRHVVLGQNLRDLDAYLGASRRGRGIGLGPTRRREVWSGVERFEQFLRDRGETTHLRVCARAAELLAGEPAPYAHVVVDEAQDLHPAQWRVLRAVVAPGPDDLFVTGDPHQRIYDSRVSLGSLGITTAGRSFRLRVNYRSTEEILAWSASLLAPVTVDALEGEGTDSLAGYRSLLHGRRPQAQGYATRQKETEALVDRVRALLAEGLAPHEIGVCARFNLSLDAAEETLKSAGVPVVRVKGQVAQGTEGIRLATMHAMKGLEFRAVSVLGVADGTVPFTREITPREADALQHDADLLRERCLLFVACTRAREALSVTWSGTQSPFLPRAA